The following DNA comes from Mycolicibacterium lutetiense.
ACCGGCAAACGATCACGGAAGGGACGGGCCGATGCGTTTTCTGCACACCGCCGACTGGCAACTCGGCATGACCCGTCACTTCCTCAGTGCCGGTGACGGTGAGGCCCAGCCCCGTTACTCGGCGGCGCGCCGGGAGGTGGTCTCGGCCCTCGGTCCGGTGGCCGCGGCCTCGGGTGCGGAGTTCGTCGTGGTGTCGGGAGATGTGTTCGAGCACAACCAGTTGGCTCCGCGCGAGGTCAGCCTGTCGCTGGAGGCCATGCGGGCCATCGGGGTGCCGGTGTATCTGCTGCCCGGCAACCATGATCCGCTGGATGCCGCCTCGGTCTACACCAGCGCGCTGTTCACCGCGGAATGCCCGGACAACGTCGTGGTCCTCGATCGCGCGGGTGTGCACGAGGTGCGGCCCGGCCTGCAGATCGTTGCCGCTCCGTGGCGGTCCAAGGCGCCTACTTCGGATCTGGTCGGGGACGTGCTTGCCGATCTGCCCGCCGACGGGACCACGCGGGTCGTGGTCGGGCACGGCGGGGTCGACATCCTCGATCCGGACAAGGACAAGCCGTCGCTGATTCGGCTGGCCGCCGTCGAGGACGCGCTGGCGCGCGGTGCGGTGCACTATGTGGCTTTGGGGGACAAGCACTCCCGCACCGAGGTCGGATCGACCGGCCGGGTCTGGTATTCGGGTTCGCCCGAGGTGACCAACTACGACGACATCGAATCCGATCCGGGCCATGTCCTGGTGGTCGAGATCGACGAGACCGAGCCACACCGGCCGGTACGGGTGGATTCGCGGCGGGTGGGCCGCTGGCGCTTCATCACCCTGCGCCGCGAGGTGGACACCGACCGTGACGTGGCCGATCTGGACCTCAATCTGGACCTGTTGACGGACAAGGAACGCACCGTGGTCCGCCTGGCGTTGACGGGCTCGCTGACCGTGACGGACAAGGCCGCGTTGGACGCCTGCCTCGACAGGTACGCCCGCCTGTTCGCAGCCCTCACCGAGTGGGAGCGCCACACCGAGATCGCGGTCCTGCCCGCCGACGGCGAGTTCGACGACCTGGGTATCGGCGGGTTCGCGGCCGCCGCGGTGGACGAATTGGTGGCCACCGCCCGTACCGAGGGTGCCGGAGCCGACGATGCGCGGGCAGCGCTGGGGCTGTTGCTGCGTCTGGTGGACCGGGGTGCGGCATGAAACTGCACCGTCTGGTCCTGACCAACTACCGCGGCGTCACCCACCGCGAGATCGAATTCCCCGATCACGGCGTGGTGGTGGTCAGCGGCGCGAATGAGATCGGCAAGTCCTCGATGATCGAGGCGCTCGACCTGCTGCTCGAGGCCAAGGACCGCTCGGGCAAGAAGGAAGTCAAGCAGGTCAAGCCGACTCACGCTGACGTCGGCGCCGAGGTGGCGGCTGAAATCTCCACCGGTCCTTACCGTTTCATGTATCGCAAGCGCTTTCACAAGCGTGCCGAAACCCAGCTGACCGTGCTGGCGCCGGTGCGCGAACAGCTCAGCGGGGACGAGGCGCACGAGCGGGTACTGACCATGCTGTCCGAGACGATGGACACCAGCCTGTGGCAGGCCCAGCGGGTGTTGCAGTCCAGCTCGACCGCGCCGGTCGACCTGTCCGGCTCGGACGCGCTGGCCCGGGCCCTGGACGTGGCCGCCGGCGAGGCGGTGGCGCTCTCGGGGGACGAGCCGCTGCTGATCGAGCGCATCGACGCGGAGTATCTGCGCTACTTCACCGCCACCGGTCGGCCCACCGGCGAATGGGCGGCCGTGACCAAGCGACTGGCGGCCGCCGAAGGCGAGGTGGCGCAATGCGCCGCGGCGGTGGCCGAGGTCGATGATGCGGTGCGTCGGCATGTCGAACTCAGCGTCGAGGTCACCGGATTGGCCGGTGAACACGAAGCAGCCCAGGCCGGTCTGGGCGCGGCCCGTAAGGCTGCCGAAGCGGTTGCCGCGCTGGTGCAACGGCTCAAGGAGGCCGATGTGGTGGCCGAGGCCGCCCGGGTGGCGCAGGCCGCGGCAGCCGCCGCGCTCACCGAACGTCGACGGCTGCGTGCCGACCTCGACGAGCGGGCCGCCACCATCACCGAACTGCAGGCCACACTGAGCACGGCCGACGATGAAACCACCACGGCCCGTGGGGTTCACGAGGCTGCCGAAGCCGCCGGCGAACAGGCTCAGGGAGCAGCGCAGGAGCACGAAGCCCGGGTGGAGACCGCACGTACCACCCTGACGCGGATGACCGACCGCGACGAGGCCGACCGGCTGGCTGCCCGGCTGAGCAAGATCGACGCCGGCGTGCGTGATCTCGACCGGGTCCATCGCGAGCTCGCCGAGGTCACCCTCGACGATGCGGGGATGCGGACCATCGAGTCGGCGGCGGTCGCGGTGGAACGGGCCGCGGGACAGGCTGAACTCGCTTCGGCACGAATCGAACTCGTGGCAGTCACCGACTGCGATGTCCGGGTGGACGAGGCGCAGGTGTCCTTGGCAGCGGGCCAACCGTGGTCGGTCAACACCACCGCCGACACCGAGGTCGACGTGCCCGGGGTGCTCACCGTCCGAGTGGTGCCGGGAACGCCCGCCGCGCAGACTCAGGCGCGTCTCGACGAGGCGCAGAATGCGCTGACTGCTGCGTTGACCGCTGCCGGAGTCGACGGCGTCGACGCCGCGCGGGCCCTCGATGGCCGGCGCCGGGAACTGATCGGCAGCCGGGATCGCTTGCGCGCCACTGTCGAGGCGCTCACCGGCGATGACCAACTGACGGATCTGCGATCCCGGCTGGCGCAGCTGCGGTCCGGGCTGCCCGATGAGACCGGGTTGTTCGAGCTGGCCGGACCCGCCGACATCGCCACCGCCCGAAGCGCACTCGATACTGCGGTGGCGATGCACCGCCAGGCGGTGGCCGACAGCGAGACCAGTCGCAAGGTGATCACCGCGGCGGCCCAGAAGCTGACGGAAAGGTCGACCCGCCTGAGCGTGCTGCGCGAGAAGCTCACCACGGCACAGGCGGAGCTGACCGTGGCCGGCGGCCGGTTGGAGGTCCAGCGTGCACAGGCCGGTGACGACGAGTTGGCGGTCAAGGCCCAGACCACCGACGAGGAAGCCGTTGCCGCCGCGGGCCGCGCGGCCGGCCTGCGCACCGAATTGTCGTCCACCGCACCGGATTCGGTGAAAGTCGCACTCGATGAGGCAGTCCGCTGCGCCGGGGTGATCGATGCCCGCCACCGGGAGGCGGCCGACGCGCTGCGGGAGCTCGCGGCACAACTCAAGGTGTACGGCACCCAGGGGCGCAAGGGGCATCTCGACACCGCCGAGACCGAACGGGAGCACGCCCACGCCGAGTACCTTCGGGTGCACCGCCGGGCCCGTGCCGCCGAGACCCTGCGGTCGGTGATGGCGCGGCACCGCGATGCCACCCGTCAGCGCTACGCCGATCCGTTCCGCCTCGAGGTGCAGCGGCTGGGCCGGCTCGTGTTCGGTGAGGATTTCGAGGTCGACGTCGACAGCGATCTGAACATCAGGACCCGCACGGTGTCCGGCCGCACGGTGCCGTACGAATCGCTGTCGGGCGGTGCCAAGGAGCAATTGGCGATCGTCGCGCGGCTGGCCGGGGCCTCGATGGTGGCCAAGGAGGACAGCGTGCCCGTCATCATCGACGATGCACTGGGGTTCACCGATCCGGAGCGGTTGACCAAGATGGGTGCGGTGTTCGACGCCGTCGGCGGGGACGGACAGGTCATTGTGTTGACCTGCAGCCCGGAGCGCTACGCCGGCGTCGGCGGTGCGCACCACATCGAATTGACGGCTTAGAAGTAGGCGTTGGACGGAACGGGCGTGCCGTGCAACAAGTTCTGGCCGATCACCCGGGCTTTGTAGGCGACCGGGTTGTGCAGGGTGATGGTGCGGATGTTGCGCCAGTGCCGGTCCAGGTTGCGCTGCCGGGAGGCAGCACTGGCCCCGCCGAGTTCCAGCAGTCGGGTGGCGGCCTCGGGGGCGACATCGTCGAGGTGCACTTTCACTTTGGCGACCTTGAGCTGGGCTTCCGCCGCGAGCAGCAGGTCGGGTACCCCGTCGACGGCAGAATCGGTCGCAGCGCCGATCGCCGCCGCCGCGTCCAGCACGGCGGCCCGCGCGATGTAGGCCGTGCTGGCCAGGACCCCGAGTTGCCGCTGGAGCAGGGGATCGTCGGTGGGCCGTTCGGTGACGGCATGGCTGAAGTTGCGCTCGCGTGAGCGCAGCAGCGCCACTCCGTCGTCTACGACATTGGCCAGAATTCCGGCTACCACCGCGTGGATGAACAGCTGCAGAGAGGCGTACTGCACGGTCGGAACCGGTTCGGCGTCATACGGAGCATCAGAAAGGATCTCGTCGGCAGCGACCGAGACATCGGTGAGCGTCGTGGTACCGGTTCCGGTGCGGCGCTGCCCGAAACCGTCCCAGTCGTCCACGAGGCGCACTCCTTCGCGGTCGGTGGGAACCAGGACGTTGGCCACCGAATCGTGGTCGGTGGTGGCGGTCACGGTCAGAAAGTCCGAAAACAGGGTGCCCGTGCTGTAGTACTTCTCGCCGGTCAGCCGGAAGGCGCCCGGATTAGCCTTGTCGGCCAGCAACCGGGTGTTGAACACCAGGCTGCCCACGGCCAATGAGCCCTTCTCGCTGAATGCGTTACCGAAGATCTTGCCCTCGGCGATCTTGCCCAGCCAGTGCCTGGAGACCGGATCATCGGCATTGCGTAGGCGCTCCTCGGTGAACCAGAAGTGGGTCCGGAAGATGTGGGCCACGATGGGGTCCGCCTTGGCCACGTCAATCACCGTGGAAAACAGCTGCGGCACAGTGAATCCGGAGCCGCCCAGGGACTCGGGCAGGCGCAGGGCGCCGAACCCGGCGCGCTTGAGCGCCGCGACCTGATCGAAAGGGTTCTCGTCGTCCAGGTCACGGTC
Coding sequences within:
- a CDS encoding metallophosphoesterase family protein; translation: MRFLHTADWQLGMTRHFLSAGDGEAQPRYSAARREVVSALGPVAAASGAEFVVVSGDVFEHNQLAPREVSLSLEAMRAIGVPVYLLPGNHDPLDAASVYTSALFTAECPDNVVVLDRAGVHEVRPGLQIVAAPWRSKAPTSDLVGDVLADLPADGTTRVVVGHGGVDILDPDKDKPSLIRLAAVEDALARGAVHYVALGDKHSRTEVGSTGRVWYSGSPEVTNYDDIESDPGHVLVVEIDETEPHRPVRVDSRRVGRWRFITLRREVDTDRDVADLDLNLDLLTDKERTVVRLALTGSLTVTDKAALDACLDRYARLFAALTEWERHTEIAVLPADGEFDDLGIGGFAAAAVDELVATARTEGAGADDARAALGLLLRLVDRGAA
- a CDS encoding AAA family ATPase, with the protein product MKLHRLVLTNYRGVTHREIEFPDHGVVVVSGANEIGKSSMIEALDLLLEAKDRSGKKEVKQVKPTHADVGAEVAAEISTGPYRFMYRKRFHKRAETQLTVLAPVREQLSGDEAHERVLTMLSETMDTSLWQAQRVLQSSSTAPVDLSGSDALARALDVAAGEAVALSGDEPLLIERIDAEYLRYFTATGRPTGEWAAVTKRLAAAEGEVAQCAAAVAEVDDAVRRHVELSVEVTGLAGEHEAAQAGLGAARKAAEAVAALVQRLKEADVVAEAARVAQAAAAAALTERRRLRADLDERAATITELQATLSTADDETTTARGVHEAAEAAGEQAQGAAQEHEARVETARTTLTRMTDRDEADRLAARLSKIDAGVRDLDRVHRELAEVTLDDAGMRTIESAAVAVERAAGQAELASARIELVAVTDCDVRVDEAQVSLAAGQPWSVNTTADTEVDVPGVLTVRVVPGTPAAQTQARLDEAQNALTAALTAAGVDGVDAARALDGRRRELIGSRDRLRATVEALTGDDQLTDLRSRLAQLRSGLPDETGLFELAGPADIATARSALDTAVAMHRQAVADSETSRKVITAAAQKLTERSTRLSVLREKLTTAQAELTVAGGRLEVQRAQAGDDELAVKAQTTDEEAVAAAGRAAGLRTELSSTAPDSVKVALDEAVRCAGVIDARHREAADALRELAAQLKVYGTQGRKGHLDTAETEREHAHAEYLRVHRRARAAETLRSVMARHRDATRQRYADPFRLEVQRLGRLVFGEDFEVDVDSDLNIRTRTVSGRTVPYESLSGGAKEQLAIVARLAGASMVAKEDSVPVIIDDALGFTDPERLTKMGAVFDAVGGDGQVIVLTCSPERYAGVGGAHHIELTA
- a CDS encoding acyl-CoA dehydrogenase family protein; amino-acid sequence: MTSVENVTRIQPGTQQWDDLLASIASGAKDRDLDDENPFDQVAALKRAGFGALRLPESLGGSGFTVPQLFSTVIDVAKADPIVAHIFRTHFWFTEERLRNADDPVSRHWLGKIAEGKIFGNAFSEKGSLAVGSLVFNTRLLADKANPGAFRLTGEKYYSTGTLFSDFLTVTATTDHDSVANVLVPTDREGVRLVDDWDGFGQRRTGTGTTTLTDVSVAADEILSDAPYDAEPVPTVQYASLQLFIHAVVAGILANVVDDGVALLRSRERNFSHAVTERPTDDPLLQRQLGVLASTAYIARAAVLDAAAAIGAATDSAVDGVPDLLLAAEAQLKVAKVKVHLDDVAPEAATRLLELGGASAASRQRNLDRHWRNIRTITLHNPVAYKARVIGQNLLHGTPVPSNAYF